Proteins encoded by one window of Tunturibacter psychrotolerans:
- a CDS encoding glycosyltransferase family 2 protein has translation MRTKVTIVVPAYNAERWLRDALNSAVAQTCEAHEIIVVDDGSEDRTGEIVRSFGGKIIYIKQSNQGVSAARNTALRAATGDWIALLDSDDLFVPEKLEKQVDVIEANPELVVVYSAFQYLFSNGETHPMPSFPAVKLWPGLRYRTPILPSTSMIRRSALEEVGGFSTEYHHGEDWELWFRLVRRYSTKAFQDVPENLTTYRHWENNVTKNFARTAAAALRLLDTVLLEDLSGIRRTIWKRKIESRIFFHVSLNYREAESERYWAYAIESLLKWPLWGAVVPAYRYKVFAVMLYTKLQNFRLSATYWWPERRCRESLTRQAELPSEVSVS, from the coding sequence GTGAGAACGAAAGTTACAATTGTCGTTCCCGCCTATAACGCTGAGCGGTGGCTCCGGGACGCGTTAAACAGCGCGGTCGCCCAGACCTGTGAGGCACACGAAATCATTGTCGTCGACGATGGTTCCGAGGACCGCACAGGAGAGATAGTGCGCAGCTTCGGCGGCAAAATCATATACATCAAACAATCAAATCAGGGTGTTTCGGCTGCGAGAAATACGGCTCTTCGGGCGGCGACTGGTGACTGGATCGCACTTTTAGACAGTGACGACTTGTTTGTTCCTGAAAAGCTTGAGAAGCAAGTAGACGTGATCGAGGCCAATCCAGAGTTGGTCGTAGTTTATTCTGCCTTCCAGTACCTGTTTTCGAATGGGGAAACCCATCCAATGCCTTCTTTCCCTGCCGTGAAGCTCTGGCCGGGACTTCGCTACCGTACGCCAATTCTGCCTTCAACTTCCATGATCCGGCGCTCAGCTCTTGAGGAAGTTGGTGGTTTTAGCACGGAATACCACCACGGCGAGGACTGGGAACTCTGGTTTCGTCTCGTAAGGCGCTACAGTACGAAAGCATTTCAAGACGTGCCTGAGAACCTAACGACCTATCGTCACTGGGAGAATAACGTCACGAAGAATTTTGCGCGAACCGCGGCCGCTGCGTTGCGATTGCTGGATACAGTTTTGCTCGAAGATCTTAGCGGCATCAGAAGAACTATTTGGAAACGCAAGATCGAGTCTAGAATTTTTTTCCACGTCTCTCTGAACTATAGAGAAGCCGAGAGCGAACGCTATTGGGCTTATGCAATCGAATCGCTTCTCAAGTGGCCTTTGTGGGGAGCTGTGGTGCCTGCCTACAGGTATAAAGTCTTTGCGGTTATGCTGTATACGAAGTTGCAAAACTTCCGCTTGAGTGCAACCTACTGGTGGCCGGAACGACGGTGCCGCGAGTCTCTTACGAGACAAGCTGAACTCCCAAGCGAAGTGTCCGTCTCCTGA
- a CDS encoding serine O-acetyltransferase: MEMCLDPQATIGGGLYIAHIGGVHINPQAIIGSNCDIAHRVTIGASAMGRKGAPVLGDRVYIGTGATLVGKIKIGSGAKIAANTLVMSNIPDGATVMGVPGRIIMRAPKPVESPAPPVAETTDAK; encoded by the coding sequence ATGGAGATGTGCCTTGATCCCCAGGCGACGATCGGCGGCGGTCTCTACATCGCGCACATCGGCGGCGTTCACATCAACCCTCAAGCAATCATCGGGAGCAACTGCGACATCGCCCATCGCGTCACCATCGGCGCCTCCGCGATGGGCCGAAAAGGCGCGCCTGTCCTTGGCGACAGGGTCTACATCGGCACAGGCGCGACCCTGGTAGGAAAGATCAAGATAGGCAGCGGTGCAAAGATCGCCGCAAATACTTTAGTCATGAGCAACATTCCCGACGGCGCGACAGTCATGGGCGTACCCGGTCGCATCATCATGCGTGCGCCGAAGCCTGTCGAATCCCCTGCACCGCCCGTAGCGGAGACCACCGATGCAAAATGA